In Anas platyrhynchos isolate ZD024472 breed Pekin duck chromosome 22, IASCAAS_PekinDuck_T2T, whole genome shotgun sequence, the following proteins share a genomic window:
- the TMCO4 gene encoding transmembrane and coiled-coil domain-containing protein 4 isoform X4, translating into MCASEPAAGGTWKIRLRSALWDILSRAVPRRRAKDLLSFSLKDGYYDARARVLICRIIWLLRIPLEELEALEESLLESLKEQKEEESESAEVSRKKKERRRKLKRYLLIGLATVGGGTVIGLTGGLAAPLVAAGAATVIGSAGAAALGSTAGIAVMASLFGAAGAGLTGYKMKKRVGAIEEFEFLPLTEGKQLHITIAITGWLCAGKYGSFTAPWSSLLQSSEQYCLAWESKYLMELGNTLDYLLNGFVNMMAQEALKLTVLSGIVTALTWPTSLLTVASVIDNPWGVCLHRSAEVGKHLAHILLSRQQGKRPVTLIGFSLGARVIYFCLQEMAQEKDSQGIIEDVVLLGAPVEGEAKYWKALTKVVSGRIINGYCRGDWLLGFVYRTSSVQLNVAGLQPVDLDDRRMVNMDLSSVVKGHLDYMKQMDTILKAVGIKTKECRLEEKASAGLFPPPAKKSQQEAGGETQEEENTVQEEDGAGGGHWSWAPTASSSLNSGHLSSVPADTNRDGELAAGAGTD; encoded by the exons gATCTTTTGTCCTTCTCTCTTAAAGATG GGTACTATGATGCTCGAGCAAGAGTGTTGATCTGCCGCATTATCTGGCTGCTGAGAATCcccctggaggagctggaggcccTGGAGGAATCACTGCTTGAGAGCCTGAAGGaacaaaaagaggaagagtCAGA AAGTGCAGAAGtttcaagaaaaaagaaggaaagaagaaggaagctgAAGAGATACCTGCTCATCGGCTTGGCAACCGTTGGGGGTGGAACAGTGATCG GCTTGACAGGGGGTCTTGCTGCCCCTCTGgttgctgctggagctgctacTGTTATTGGAAGTGCAGGGGCAGCTGCTTTAGGTTCAACTGCTGGAATTGCTGTCATGGCATCCCTttttggagctgctggagctggcctTACTG GATACAAGATGAAGAAGCGTGTGGGCGCCATAGAAGAATTTGAATTCCTCCCACTTACTGAAGGAAAGCAGCTTCACATCACCATAGCAATTACTGGGTGGCTGTGCGCTGGCAAATACG GGAGCTTCACAGCACCAtggagcagcctgctgcagtCGAGTGAGCAGTACTGTCTGGCCTGGGAATCCAAGTACCTGATGGAGCTTGGCAACACCTTAGATTACCTGCTGAATGGGTTTGTTAACATGATGGCACAAGAAGCCCTAAAACTTACTGTCTTGTCAG GTATTGTCACGGCCTTGACTTGGCCAACATCGCTCTTGACTGTTGCCAGTGTCATCGACAACCCCTGGGGAGTGTGCCTCCATCGGTCTGCTGAAGTAGGCAAACACCTAGCACATATACTGCTCAGCCGGCAGCAG GGCAAGAGACCTGTCACACTGATTGGCTTTAGTCTGGGTGCCAGagtcatttatttctgtctgcAGGAGATGGCTCAAGAAAAAG ACTCGCAGGGGATCATTGAAGATGTGGTCTTACTGGGAGCTCCAGTGGAAGGTGAAGCCAAGTACTGGAAAGCTCTCACAAAAGTGGTGTCGGGCAGGATCATAAATGGTTACTGCAG GGGGGACTGGCTGCTGGGCTTCGTGTACAGAACCTCCTCCGTCCAGCTCAATGTTGCTGGCCTCCAGCCAGTTGACTTAGATGACAGGAGGATGGTAAACATGGACCTCTCGTCTGTT GTCAAGGGCCACCTGGACTACATGAAGCAAATGGACACAATCCTGAAAGCTGTGGGCATTAAAACCAAGGAGTGTCGGCTGGAGGAGAAGGCCAGTGCCGGACTTTTCCCCCCTCCAGCCAAGAAATCGCAGCAGGAAGCAGGCGGCGAGACTCAGGAAGAGGAAAACACCGTGCAAGAGGAGGATGGAGCTGGTGGTGGCCACTGGTCCTGggcacccacggccagcagcagcctgaatTCTGGACACCTGAGCTCTGTGCCTGCTGACACGAACAGAGACGGGGAGCTGGCAGCGGGCGCAGGCACAGACTGA
- the TMCO4 gene encoding transmembrane and coiled-coil domain-containing protein 4 isoform X3 — protein sequence MCASEPAAGGTWKIRLRSALWDILSRAVPRRRAKDLLSFSLKDGYYDARARVLICRIIWLLRIPLEELEALEESLLESLKEQKEEESESAEVSRKKKERRRKLKRYLLIGLATVGGGTVIGLTGGLAAPLVAAGAATVIGSAGAAALGSTAGIAVMASLFGAAGAGLTGYKMKKRVGAIEEFEFLPLTEGKQLHITIAITGWLCAGKYGSFTAPWSSLLQSSEQYCLAWESKYLMELGNTLDYLLNGFVNMMAQEALKLTVLSGIVTALTWPTSLLTVASVIDNPWGVCLHRSAEVGKHLAHILLSRQQGKRPVTLIGFSLGARVIYFCLQEMAQEKDSQGIIEDVVLLGAPVEGEAKYWKALTKVVSGRIINGYCRGDWLLGFVYRTSSVQLNVAGLQPVDLDDRRMVNMDLSSVIFHSGDGKDHYSPKKGLAVLKAAGWQVKGHLDYMKQMDTILKAVGIKTKECRLEEKASAGLFPPPAKKSQQEAGGETQEEENTVQEEDGAGGGHWSWAPTASSSLNSGHLSSVPADTNRDGELAAGAGTD from the exons gATCTTTTGTCCTTCTCTCTTAAAGATG GGTACTATGATGCTCGAGCAAGAGTGTTGATCTGCCGCATTATCTGGCTGCTGAGAATCcccctggaggagctggaggcccTGGAGGAATCACTGCTTGAGAGCCTGAAGGaacaaaaagaggaagagtCAGA AAGTGCAGAAGtttcaagaaaaaagaaggaaagaagaaggaagctgAAGAGATACCTGCTCATCGGCTTGGCAACCGTTGGGGGTGGAACAGTGATCG GCTTGACAGGGGGTCTTGCTGCCCCTCTGgttgctgctggagctgctacTGTTATTGGAAGTGCAGGGGCAGCTGCTTTAGGTTCAACTGCTGGAATTGCTGTCATGGCATCCCTttttggagctgctggagctggcctTACTG GATACAAGATGAAGAAGCGTGTGGGCGCCATAGAAGAATTTGAATTCCTCCCACTTACTGAAGGAAAGCAGCTTCACATCACCATAGCAATTACTGGGTGGCTGTGCGCTGGCAAATACG GGAGCTTCACAGCACCAtggagcagcctgctgcagtCGAGTGAGCAGTACTGTCTGGCCTGGGAATCCAAGTACCTGATGGAGCTTGGCAACACCTTAGATTACCTGCTGAATGGGTTTGTTAACATGATGGCACAAGAAGCCCTAAAACTTACTGTCTTGTCAG GTATTGTCACGGCCTTGACTTGGCCAACATCGCTCTTGACTGTTGCCAGTGTCATCGACAACCCCTGGGGAGTGTGCCTCCATCGGTCTGCTGAAGTAGGCAAACACCTAGCACATATACTGCTCAGCCGGCAGCAG GGCAAGAGACCTGTCACACTGATTGGCTTTAGTCTGGGTGCCAGagtcatttatttctgtctgcAGGAGATGGCTCAAGAAAAAG ACTCGCAGGGGATCATTGAAGATGTGGTCTTACTGGGAGCTCCAGTGGAAGGTGAAGCCAAGTACTGGAAAGCTCTCACAAAAGTGGTGTCGGGCAGGATCATAAATGGTTACTGCAG GGGGGACTGGCTGCTGGGCTTCGTGTACAGAACCTCCTCCGTCCAGCTCAATGTTGCTGGCCTCCAGCCAGTTGACTTAGATGACAGGAGGATGGTAAACATGGACCTCTCGTCTGTT ATATTTCACAGCGGAGACGGAAAAGATCATTATTCTCCCAAAAAAGGCCTTGCTGTCTTGAAAGCCGCGGGTTGGCAG GTCAAGGGCCACCTGGACTACATGAAGCAAATGGACACAATCCTGAAAGCTGTGGGCATTAAAACCAAGGAGTGTCGGCTGGAGGAGAAGGCCAGTGCCGGACTTTTCCCCCCTCCAGCCAAGAAATCGCAGCAGGAAGCAGGCGGCGAGACTCAGGAAGAGGAAAACACCGTGCAAGAGGAGGATGGAGCTGGTGGTGGCCACTGGTCCTGggcacccacggccagcagcagcctgaatTCTGGACACCTGAGCTCTGTGCCTGCTGACACGAACAGAGACGGGGAGCTGGCAGCGGGCGCAGGCACAGACTGA
- the HTR6 gene encoding 5-hydroxytryptamine receptor 6 has protein sequence MEGALGSPNASVLGERSLLVGSSWLAAFLCFIILLTTAGNFLLILLIVTQRSLRNTSNYFLVSLFMSDLMVGLVVMPPAMLNQLYGRWVLRGDFCSLWYAFDVMCCSASILNLCVISLDRYLLIISPLKYKLRMTSCRALWLILAAWTLAALASFLPIKMGWHKLEFEVRSPNITSRGDEEQCRLVVSLPYALVASCLTFFLPSAAISFTYCRILLAAHKQAVQVASLTSNVATATSDEVTAQVPRAPSQPPAGSESRRFASKHSKKALKASLTLGILLGMFFVAWLPFFITNMTQAVCECVPAGFFDVLTWLGYCNSTVNPIIYPLFMRDFKRAMGKYLPCCRRSGQPRPSAISLSMRNSNSGPRVATSLKNVLTLQADTDSVDSGAAVDEHSLPPAADAGQALLAPHVRLVNIFDTESHEEELQHRQLGTPVA, from the exons ATGGAGGGTGCTTTGGGGTCCCCCAACGCCAGCGTGCTGGGGGAGCGCTCGCTgctggtgggcagcagctggctggctgCCTTCCTCTGCTTCATCATCCTGCTGACCACGGCGGGGaacttcctcctcatcctcctcatcgTCACCCAGCGCTCCCTCCGCAACACCTCCAACTACTTCCTGGTGTCCCTCTTCATGTCCGACCTGATGGTGGGGCTGGTGGTCATGCCCCCGGCCATGCTCAACCAGCTCTACGGGcgctgggtgctgcggggcgACTTCTGCTCCCTCTGGTACGCCTTCGACGTCATGTGCTGCAGCGCCTCCATCCTCAACCTCTGCGTCATCAGCTTGGACCGCTACCTGCTCATCATCTCCCCCCTCAAATACAAGCTGCGGATGACCTCCTGCAGGGCCCTCTGGCTCATCCTGGCCGCCTGGACCTTGGCCGCGTTGGCCTCCTTCCTGCCTATCAAGATGGGCTGGCACAAGCTGGAGTTTGAGGTCCGCTCCCCAAATATCACCTCGCGGGGGGATGAGGAGCAGTGCCGGCTTGTGGTCAGCTTGCCCTACGCGCTGGTGGCCTCCTGCCTGACTTTCTTCCTGCCCTCCGCCGCCATCTCCTTCACCTACTGCCGCATCCTCCTGGCAGCCCACAAGCAAGCCGTGCAGGTGGCTTCCCTCACCTCCAACGTGGCCACCGCCACCTCCGACGAGGTCACGGCACAG GttccccgtgcccccagccagcccccggCCGGCAGCGAGAGCAGGAGGTTTGCCAGCAAGCACAGCAAGAAGGCGCTGAAGGCGAGTCTGACGCTGGGCATCCTGTTGGGCATGTTCTTCGTGGCCTGGCTCCCCTTCTTCATCACCAACATGACGCAG GCAGTGTGCGAGTGTGTCCCAGCCGGCTTCTTCGATGTGCTCACCTGGTTGGGGTACTGCAACAGCACCGTGAACCCCATCATCTACCCGCTCTTCATGAGGGACTTCAAGAGAGCCATGGGCAAATACCTGCCCTGCTGCCGGCGctcggggcagccccggcccaGCGCCATCTCCCTCTCCATGAGGAACTCCAACAGCGGGCCCCGCGTGGCCACGTCCCTCAAGAACGTCCTCACCTTGCAGGCTGACACCGACTCCGTCGACTCTGGGGCAGCGGTGGACGAGCACAGCCTCCCACCGGCTGCTGACGCTGGCCAGGCTCTCCTGGCCCCCCACGTCCGCTTGGTTAATATTTTTGACACGGAGTCTCATgaagaggagctgcagcaccgGCAGCTCGGCACGCCGGTGGCCTGA